GTGGGTGCAAAGACAGTGACTTGTGGCGTCTCAATCGTAGGATTTCTTGAGAATTCATTGCATAAAGACATAGTGAAGGAAAGACACAGATTTCCTGATGATCTGCAAAAAGGGGGGAAACGATAAGCCGAGAAACTGACATGAGaagcaaaaaacaaaaaacaaaaaagacttTCGGATTTCATACAGGACTTGTAAGCTCTCTCTGTTCAAAGATTGTGGCAGGGGACCTTGCAGCTTGTTGTTTTCTAGGTTCCTGAATGTTGCAGAGGGGTAAATTAGAACAATTCATCAGGTGAAGTACTTTAAGAAGTTCAAAGTGCCAGATATATTTTCCTCACTCACAGCAAGTGGAGGTCCTTCAGTTCTCCAACGCTTTCGGGTACTGTTCCTTGAAAACTATTGTTATGCAAGTCCCTTCAACAGTAAacacattaattttaaaatttgctgAACAGGACTAGCTAGGAAGAATGAAGGAAGTCACTATCTAAATGCAAACAGTGAGGCTTACAAAATTTGAAGGTTTATCAAGTCCTCTAACTCTGAACCAAAAGCTGTAAGTTGATTAAAGCTCAAGTTCCTGCAAAGGTGAGAGAACACAACTTATTTTAGACAATGCTCTCTCAAGTACTTTAACTTAACATGGTAATTCCTCGAGATCAAGTATTACAGCTTCTTAAGATGTTGCAGGCTGCCGATGTTTTGTATCTCTCCAGCAAGTGAAGTATTATGCAAATCCCTGCAACAAGTGGAACCTCAAATAAGTAAGTCAAGATAGCCAAACAGTGGCTCTTAAGTAAGTTGTTAAGACTGATCTTACAGTGATTTGAGATCCAGTAGGTCACCAAATGTTGGGCTGATTGACCTCAAGTTTACATCAAAAAACTCCCTATATAAAGtcttaattttattatgttctgctcttaacaaaaataagaccaagagaaataaaagaaaaggaaaacgTTGTTCTCAGGTCAACTGACATACAATGAAGTTACGAGATTTGCTTCACATTCTATGTGTTCCCATGATTTAGGAGAGCATGGATCATCTTCCCAATCAAGATCTAGACCAGTTGACTGCTGAATAACCTGTAGGGCTGAAACTGCAAGcataaaaaaatgtcaaaagttGGACTGACTGGTTCTAACAGACTCGTTTAAAGGTCGAAAAATCAATAAAACTGTATTAGAACCTGTTGTTGAAGAAGTTTCTAAGGGAATGTCTAGGATCTCATAAACCTCAAGAGCATTGATATATGGATAGTAGTGGACAGTCTTCAATGTGATGTTCAAGCTCTCGATTCCTTTCATTGTAAAGAACAGACAACTGACTTCCCATCGATTAACTGTGTAGTTTGATTGAACGATATCCTCATTTATCAATACATCGAATGAAGGGGAGACAGGCAGAATCCCAGCAAAGTAGAGAACAATATGGTAATCTCCTTGGTGATCAATAGGAAATTTATATGTCATATCATTCCACCGTGCCAAAACTCTTCCGGTTTGAAGAACAGCTACAGGAGGGCCCTCTTTCAGAACCGACACATTGAAATTGGCTTGAATATCAAAACCAGAAGACACATGAAATGGGCTGAAATCCTCATCAGCATCCCAAATTCTATCATACTGATCAATCGGATACCTTTTACATAGCACAAAAAACAACAGAAACTAAGGACTAAACAAGCGGTAAGTCATACATAACATCATTGACAAGTGAGAGTTAGTTCAGACCTCAATGACCAATTATAACCACAGTTGATACGATAACATTTCCTCAGCAACTTATCGGGAAAATCTCCCAAGGCATTGCTGTAAGCTTCTTGAGGAAGTGGCCTAAGTTCAAGGGATGAAATGACTGGAAATCCACCACCTTGAAGAGAGTGAAAACATAAAGACAGAATGTCTTTATCAACTGGCCATATGAACTCTTCGATCCATGGATCAGTATGAGTAAGATTGACATTTGTTGTGATAGCCCTCCCAAGAGAAACAGAGAATGCAGGTGGCTTATTATGTCCATCATAATTCTTATAGACAAACTGTGTCCTGACAAGGACAAGGGATGACACATTCTTCACTGGAATCTTGTAACATTTTCTACGTGGCGAATCAGGAAAGAACCTAATTGGGAGAGTAGATGAAGAGGAACCCTCTAGAAAATCAACAGTGGTCATGTTACCAGCTGAGATATAGGCACCATCTGGTGTCCATGTAATGTTGGAGGAATCAACATAAGTAGTATTTCCACCACAAGACAAGCTCAAGAATCCTGCACATTTCACAACATAAGCAACATATCATCTTAAAACcttctattttctttcaatgtaatgCATACTGACAATGGCAGATTCATGATTTAAAGTTTATGAGTTCACATGTGTTGAACACAGACATACatgtaaatataatttcaaatttacaTAAGGGAGAAAAAAAGAGTTTGAAGAAGTAAAATCAAGAGATAAAATGGAATAGTACATTTTGTAGTCATAATTTTAGAAGTACAATATAAGAATGTTTAAAGGTTGAATTCGTAAGTTTAAATCTTGTATCTGCCTCTGAAGCGTACCTTCAGGATCACAAAAAGCAACTTTGATGAAGATAGAAGATAGAAGGAACCAAGAATAGTACCACCAATGCAGCTCCATTGAAGCAGAGGAAGAAGTTGCAGGGGaggaaaaaaagagaggaagtGAGtaggaaaaaaagagaagacaAGAAGTCCTTTTCTACTTTCTTTTTCTGTTGCTTTGTTGACAGAGTTGAGTAAAGGTGAAGATGTGATTTTGATAGTCTTTGAAAATGTGTTAACGGGAAAATGATCATAGGGACAGTTAGAGTCTCATATTGACTAAGGAAAGACGGAATGAATTTCGGAAATCCTTTCTTCAAGAGCTAGTTTAGTGTTTGAGTTATCACAGTTGAACTCAATTATTAATGAATGACATCGATCAATCTTTCTTAAAGTTTGATGgacatatttttcttaattatggTGGTGTGGACCTCTAGTAAGGGACCACATAGAAAAATGATTTCACAAAACCACAAAATCTGacagttaaaaaataatggtacCCCAACTACTAATTAATAACATAAACCTTCTTTTTCTCAAAGTTTAATAACATATGTGAACATTTTCCATATGCAAAGGTGGAACCAAGGTGAGGAGTTTGGGGTtctaaaatcaaatttttttgaggttcacatgttttttttttgtttgccACCCGGTGTTCGGAGCCCACATTGGAGCTCCGACTAAATCCGGATCGAGCATTGTAGGGCCCATGCGGGGGTGGCTCTCCCAACAagattttcttcatattcaGGGCTCTAACACGAGAACTCTGGTTAAGGGTGAATCACTCTCACCAGTGTACTACAACCCATGTTGGTGAGTTTTCACATGTTACTATACatatagttatttaattttctaatacaaatatagaatCTGCGGAAAAACTGATGAGTTTGTCCGAACTCATAGACCTCCACCTAGCTCCGCCTCTATGTATATtgtattaaaatcaaatttgtcCTTATTTGGATACCACGTTATATTATTCGTACTTAAGTTATTGTCCATGCACCGGTTGGTGGTGTGACTCTACAAGGATCAACTACTAGAGTGGTCAGAATTGTTGAGAATATAATtgcataataaaaaatatatgttcttTCTAGTAgagtaaatttttaaataaaataatttaatatgataTCAAAGCAGAGACAAGAGAGGTTGTGGTTGATACCACATGGAAATGAGTAGTAAAAACTAGAGATCAATGATTAATGATGATAGGAGGTTGTGGTTGATACCACATGGAAATGAGTAGTAAAAACTAGAGACCAATGATTAATGATGATAGCTGTTGTCTCCATTGATAAGCACGTCTTTTATTATTATGCAAAGAAAAATGAGAGACAATACGTGAAAGTGTCTAATTTCATGCAGTCCATACATGATAGTTGTTGCTTCTTAGTATACTCAATCATAACCGTTGCCCCAAATTCTCATTGGTCAAAAATACTCTTAACGTATCATAGAGATTTAAATTCacttttatttaattgtaatttcctttaatgttaattttcaagttaaaaaatATCAGTTGCAGTAAAAACTTGCgacaaatatttatatcaaataaataaatgtcaaatacatattttttgatATACATTTTTTAGCACTTAACTATGGACAAGTGATGTGTATTTTGATTTAGCTTTATTGATTCTAGAACTTAATTACTTTAATTAGGTGCAAATATTCGACATAGATAATTAAGTAGTATGTATAGTATATTACCTTTAACTATTGAAAATTACCATAACATCATTTTTTAACCAGTATTgcaagtatattttttttctatgttaaatttgatatttcaaaagTACCAATAGGTACGTattagatttttcaaaaataatatttctttggAGAATTCTATACGAATACGGCATcaacttatgttttttttccccaacattATTGGCTGCAATTTAGGGAATTAATGAACTGTTATTCAATCATTTTTCTCCCAActttatttcaacttttttcCTATTTATGACCACAAACAATAATGCATAGGATACTTCATGCTTAGAATTCCAGCATTCTCTTATATGATTGTTTTTAGGCTTTTTgctttttctatatttatatattcaataGCTTAGCTTTCAAATCAATCTCCATCTTGTTGTCTTCGTCATCAAGGAAAATCAAAATCTCATGGACTAATAAGCATAGATTAGTCAATATATTTCAATGAACTTAAAAACATAAAGGTAATTATATAAAGCTAATCATAGGTTATCCATCGACCATGAATATTTTAACGGCTAATTTAATTTACAGCACAATCAGCGGGGAAAAAAAGAGCACAATAAAGTTGTTTCTCCTCACCACTAAAGCTTGAGACTTTTTGGTGAAGCTTTATGTAGATGTTTTTGGCATATGCTTTTATTTCGGGATTTGATATTATGAGATGAAATTTGAGCGTTTGAATGTGCTATAACATCTCTGAAATCACGAGATGAAATCTCAAATAATCTAAAAAgcttgatttgaaaatttcaggATAGATTTCACAtcttttaaatacaaaaatttacctataagttatgtattttgtattttaaaaaatcactgTTTTATAGTTATCAATCATTTACTTCATGGTAAACAAAACTTTAAGTtgatatttattactttttactAAGTTCTAAACCATTTATATTGAGAAATGCACTTCCAATGCGAGGGATTGTTCGTTCTATGTGAGGAAATTATATTAACGAATATACACTATAAttcatgttatttttcttttttattgaactaaagtttgatcaataaatattctattttttaaaaaaatagctttgttttattgtatttatacatttatttacTTGGTAAGATAGTGTATATTGGAAAATTTTGAtagctttcaaaattttatggaATTAGTATATTTATGAGCAACAATactaacttaaaaattaaataatacgtccaaataaaactttaatttcaactcatatgattTCGTATTATAATTTTGTCTCACGTGATCAAACAAAAAAgcaacttatttttaaaagtttttatttcttttttttttttccaataaagTGCTTCGGAGTTTTTACAATTTatatttggaaaaataatttgaaaatcaaatcaTTGTTCTTAGCGttcgaaaataatttttgtttggtCAATTTTTTCAAGAAGTGAGTTAGTGTCAATTACCGAAAGAACACGTACATATTCACTTTACAAATAATactatttaaaaagaaaaaataaataattatttttatcaatttacaTTTTAGTActtatctaaaaataaaaagtcttgAGAATActacttctttaattttgtttggaaattgatttt
The nucleotide sequence above comes from Solanum pennellii chromosome 9, SPENNV200. Encoded proteins:
- the LOC107031385 gene encoding probable LRR receptor-like serine/threonine-protein kinase At5g48740; protein product: MELHWWYYSWFLLSSIFIKVAFCDPEGFLSLSCGGNTTYVDSSNITWTPDGAYISAGNMTTVDFLEGSSSSTLPIRFFPDSPRRKCYKIPVKNVSSLVLVRTQFVYKNYDGHNKPPAFSVSLGRAITTNVNLTHTDPWIEEFIWPVDKDILSLCFHSLQGGGFPVISSLELRPLPQEAYSNALGDFPDKLLRKCYRINCGYNWSLRYPIDQYDRIWDADEDFSPFHVSSGFDIQANFNVSVLKEGPPVAVLQTGRVLARWNDMTYKFPIDHQGDYHIVLYFAGILPVSPSFDVLINEDIVQSNYTVNRWEVSCLFFTMKGIESLNITLKTVHYYPYINALEVYEILDIPLETSSTTVSALQVIQQSTGLDLDWEDDPCSPKSWEHIECEANLVTSLEFFDVNLRSISPTFGDLLDLKSLDLHNTSLAGEIQNIGSLQHLKKLNLSFNQLTAFGSELEDLINLQILDLHNNSFQGTVPESVGELKDLHLLNLENNKLQGPLPQSLNRESLQVLSSGNLCLSFTMSLCNEFSRNPTIETPQVTVFAPTKHKRHNRFIVIVGAVGGAVFVLFVVFISVLLYMRRRKSGDTYASRTAAEMKNWNAAKVFSYKEIKAATNNFKEVIGRGSFGSVYLGKLPDGKQVAVKVRFDKTQLGADSFINEVSLLSQISHPSLVSLEGFCHESKQQILVYEYLPGGSLADNLYGAMSKKLTLSWVRRLKIAVDAAKGLDYLHNGSEPRIIHRDVKSSNILLDADINAKVSDFGLSKQVTQSDATHVSTVVKGTAGYLDPEYYSTRQLTEKSDIYSFGVVLLELICGREPLSHSGSPDSFNLVLWAKPYLQAGAFEIVDESIKGTFDTESMRRAALIASRSVERDALRRPSIAEVLAELKDAYSIQLSYLASEGLAN